Within the Rosa rugosa chromosome 2, drRosRugo1.1, whole genome shotgun sequence genome, the region ATCTTTATAAGAACCAACGTTCCAAGTTAGATGCAAGGGCTCTCAAGTGTGTCTTTGTCGGGTATGGGACTCAGCAGAAAGGatacaaatgttatcatcctccttctcaatgattttatgtcaccatggatgtgaCATTCAGTGAGGATACATGCTATTTTCCACCTTCTACGACTCATAGTTAGGGGGAGCAGGGTGTTTTTTATGAAGGACAATACCAAACAAGGCCAACAATCGATCGCTTTATCTCAAACGATCAATCGTTTAGTGAAGAGGAAATGTTCAGTGGCCCAGAAACCAACGACACTCCTGTAGAAACAGAAAAGGTAATTACCGAACAGGGCATTGcgagttccgaaacagaaaaggcaattgctgaatcgtctacccttcgccatgcaactgccgaacagagaaTTTTGAGTTCCAAAACAGAAAAGACAATTGCTAAATAGTCTACCCTTCACCATTCAATTGCCGAATATAGCATTTTGAATTCCGAAACAAAAAAGACAATTgccgaatcgtctacccttcaagAAGAAGCTACTAATCATTCAGTCTCTTCCTCTCCATCAGTGGTCTCCCCTGTTCAATCTTCATCTGAGGTACGTAGTAGTTTGCCTTTGTCCCATAATCCACCTTTGTCTAATAGTGTTACTCCTTTAACTGATTCTACACATGTTCAAACACGAGTCTTACCAGAACGGTCCAATCGTGGCCAGCCTGCCAAGAAATATGTACCAAGGTTGTGTGCTAAGACCAAATATCCTGTAGCTAATTATGTGTCTACTCATAGGTTGTCTAAATCATATGTAgtctttgtgaatcaattatcttctgtgtcacTTCCTAGTAAAGTACATGATGCAATGAAGGACGAGAAGTGGGCAAAAGCAATAGCTGTGGAGATGGATGCACTTGAGAAAAATCAAATGTGGGAGTTAGTATCACTACCTCCTGGAAAGAGAACAGTTGGGTGTCGATGGGTGTATACAGTGAAGCACAATTCAGATGGTTCGGTGGACAGATATAAGGCAAGGCTAGTAGCGAAGGGTTATACCCAGAAGTATGGTGTggactatgatgaaacttttgcaccAATAGCAAAGATCAATACAATCTGGGTACTTCTGACTCTAGCAGCTAATCTTGATTAGCATCTGCAACAATTTGATGTTAAAAATGCCTTCTTGCATGGTGATTTGAATGAAGAAGTATACATGGACTTGCCTCcgggatatggtacttccactAGAGTCAAGGTGGTGTGTCGTTTAAAGAAGTCCCTATATGGCCTCAAACAATCTctaagagcttggtttggtcgATTCAAGACATTCATGAGGATGATTGGGTACAGGCAGAGCAATTTAGATCATACCCTATTCCTTAAGCATCAGAAGGGTAAAGTTACagctttaattatttatatgGATGACATGGTGGTGACAGGTAATGATCTTGAGGAGATTAAGAAGTTGCAGAGTGCATTGTCAgcagaatttgaaatgaaagaccaggggattttaaaatatttcttgggaattgaagttgctagaGGAAAAGATTGTATTATGTTGAGCCAGAGAAAGTATGTCCTTAACTTATTAGCAAAGACGGGTATGCTCGATTGCCAACCAGCTGACACACCCATTGAGCAGAACCATCGGTTAGCTAAGTATCCAGATCAAGTACCCACGAATAAGGCAAgatatcagaggttagttggaagATTAATTTATTTGTCTGTGTGACAAGACTTAGCTTATGCatttagtgttgtgagtcagttcatgcataatcctagtAAGGCTCATATGGAAGCTCTAGTTCGAATCTTGAGGTACTTGAAGTCTGCTCCTAGAAGGGGGTTGGTGTTTTCTAAGCATAGGCATTTGGATATTTTGGGgtatacagatgcagactgggcaggttgtATAACTGATTGACAGTCCACTTCCAGATACTTTATGTTTTTAGGTGGGAATTTAGTTACTTGGAAGAGTAAGAAGCAGAAGGTGGTGGCCCGTTCTAGTGCTGAAGCAGAATATAGAGGAATGACTCgtggagtttgtgagatgttgtggttaaGGCACTTGTTGAGGGATTTGGGGTTCAAGCTATAGAAAGCCATGCCCTTGTTCTGTGATAACAAAGTTGCAGttgaaattgctcataatcCTGTCCAACATGATCACACaaaacatgtggaggttgatagaCACTTCATCAAAGAGAAGCTGGATCAAAAATCATCTCTTTTCCCTTCGTACCTACTGAGGAGCAGCTGGCGAACATTCTTACAAAGGCAGTCTCTAACaaggcgttttatgactcacttgacaagttgggcatccgtgatctgtatgctccaacttgagagggagtgttggcgtgagtcactctccataattgtaggaactgtagtataattaggattgtatagttaaggagaatattatgtagttaagggggagaatatcatggtgtaattagtttcctattaggattgTGTATATTTTGTATATGTACTCCGTCTTTGGAGAAGATTAATACATTAGAAATTCTCAAACTTCCTCTTTgcctttgttctgtttgactgatatatatgaaagtgagAGGCAAGAGATAAGAAGTGCGAGGAGAAGAATCCTAAGAGATGTCATAGAACTTGCTCTTAGTTTACTTTTcaactttatttattttctctccatTTTTATCATTGTTTCATTTTCTCTTGACTTTTATCATTGTGTTTATAGCAAGAGATGGAGAAATACAAATATCCACAAAATATtaagggggtgaaatttgcacaccccatattacaaaccacacacccttctattttttaataatattttatctAACATCTCTTTTCACTTCCTAAAATGCCCTTGAGTCagattccttctttttttttttttttggtcttcttcttctctctctctctctcccccagtctccctctctctcccaaaCCACGACAAAAcctttcttcttatttttctctctttctcctccAAATAACGACACTCTCTTCTCCATTGAAACTTTCTGGTTCCCCAACCTTTCGTCTGTCCAAACCAAGTCATAataaggttctaaaaatcggcgtAGGCACTACGCGGCTCCAAGCCTTTCCGATTATGGCCTACTCGATCTATCTAGGAGCGGGGGTGAAAATTGGCCGCCTAGGCGGTTGCTGGGCTCTGGGCGATCGCCTTTTCTCTCTTCGACGGTGACGCCATGATGGACTAACAGTGTGACGATGGTAAACCGTTTTTCACTCTTCAATTGATTTATGGGCTTATGGGTACTCAATTGATTTCtgtttctcttaatttctgCTTCTGGGTATTCAATTTTCAGTAGCAAAGCATAGACGATTAGACGTCTTCAAGGGCATTGCATGATCTTGAAGTGAGAagcttttttggtttttttttttgggggggggggctaGAAAAGGTTTATTTGTTGTGGTTGTGTATTGCATGATCGTGTAAGAGTTTGAAGTCAAAGTGCTTAATTTTGTgatggttttgtgtttttggtaGGAAAGGTTGAATCTTTGTGGTTAAGATGTTTGACTATAGCTAGTAGAACAAGGAAGGGGCAGGAGAGAGTTTACAAGGAGTTcaatgagaaaaagaagcagaagAATAAGAATGAGGGTGGCTCGGCTCCCATTGATTTTGACAAATTGGGGTCTGAATGCATAGTTATTTTGGATGATAGCATGGAGGATGTCGATTCAAACGGTTTTGATTTAGAAAAGAGTGCTGCAAAGGGAAGTAAGAAGGTAGGGAAAGGGGGGAGTGTGGAGGTTGGAAGTGTCGAGACTAACACCGATTTTGTAGCTGATTTGGATAATGGTGACAGTGAAGGTGTGAAAGTCTGACTGAATTGCAGAaagagaaaagaccaaaaaaaaaaaaggcaatctGACTCAAGGGCATTTTAGGAAGTGAAAAGAGATGTTagataaaatattattaaaataatagaAGGGTGTGTGGTTTGTAATATGGGGTGTGCAAATTTACCCCCCAATATTAAATATGTAAGCATTCTTATGGAACGAACAAATAATACACTTACTTCTTGTAATTGAGTTTTGATATTACGTTAGATGAATGAGAGATAACAGTTTACACGgatgatatatatattcacTGTGTTAGATAAATTATTTCTAGCTTACGTTTGTTAAGTAAGAATCTAATAGAAGTTGGCAATATAATCTTCATTTCTTCATAAACTTTGTACACTGCTTTACCAGCTTATTATTCCAACCggtagtaaaaaaaaaaaaaatcaataatcaTCAATTGAGTTATGATCCTAGATTAGATAAATTATAACCGTTTACACAAATGACATATTCACTTTTAGCAATGTGTTCTAGCACCATGTTAAATAAATCATTATAGCTTACGATTGTATATACATCATTTCTTCATAAACTTTGTACGCTACCTTTACTAGCTTATTATTCCAACTAGGagtaaaaaaatcaataatcatccgtcttaaaaaaaaatcaagaatcaTCAATGCAATGAGGACAAGGATAGTTGGTTTGTTCCATACCTCTTGTTGGTACAACAACTTTTGTGTGGCGTTAAGTAACTAAATTCCAAGAAGAAGTAGTCATGGTTTAATTATAAATTAATGACAAGAGTTTAGTAACTAAGAGACTGTCTCCCAACTCACTAATGGTGTAAATGTTGCATGTCCAACTGCTCTTAGAGTCTTAATTAATGACTACCATTTTTATAATGAGATTCTGCCTTGTTGCATATTGTAAGAATGCAAACCTCACCTTCTGACTTTCAAAAATATAGAGGAAAGAAGCATCATGCGATATATATGCACGGCATCATGTGATATATACATTAGTATTTGTCTTATGTACATTATACATACTTCCAAAATCTATTAAAACAATGAAACTAGAGTATCTACCAAAGAAAAGCGATCGATAGAACTGGACTACGCACATCTAAGACAAATTTTGAGGTTAGATGAGACTCATGCAATTATTTagaataaaattttaaaaatatatgAAATCACATTGTTGTACTCATCCAAGCGtatcaacaacaaaaaacaaaaagaaaggcaATTACTCTCATATGCTCGTCTTATCAAAATATGCAGAGTAATACTTTTATGTTAACTGTTTGTGTTGACTTCATATTCATTATTGATTCAATTGCGGAGGGCAGAG harbors:
- the LOC133728669 gene encoding uncharacterized protein LOC133728669 — protein: MVESLWLRCLTIASRTRKGQERVYKEFNEKKKQKNKNEGGSAPIDFDKLGSECIVILDDSMEDVDSNGFDLEKSAAKGSKKVGKGGSVEVGSVETNTDFVADLDNGDSEGVKV